A part of Gemmatimonas groenlandica genomic DNA contains:
- the lexA gene encoding transcriptional repressor LexA, which produces MPLTKRQREILSFLSDYNEENGYAPSFEEIALRFNYNSLATVHEHLTNLERKGYIKRSYNESRAIEILPSELFQRSVELPLLGSVAAGAPIEAMHTGETMSVPDGFLRRSGSHYVLKVRGDSMIEEQIKDGDYVVINDRNAADNGEMVIAMLDGSGATVKRYYRERDGRIRLQPANETMSPLFVHEDDVRIQGIVVGVLRRY; this is translated from the coding sequence ATGCCGCTCACCAAGCGACAGCGGGAAATTCTGTCCTTTCTCTCCGATTACAACGAAGAGAACGGCTACGCCCCGAGTTTCGAAGAGATCGCGTTGCGATTCAACTATAACTCGCTGGCTACGGTGCACGAGCACCTCACCAATCTCGAGCGCAAAGGCTACATCAAGCGCTCGTACAACGAGAGTCGTGCCATCGAGATTCTTCCCTCCGAACTGTTTCAGCGGTCGGTGGAGCTTCCGTTGCTCGGTTCCGTGGCAGCTGGTGCCCCCATCGAGGCCATGCACACGGGTGAAACGATGTCGGTGCCGGATGGTTTCCTGCGTCGCAGCGGAAGCCACTACGTCCTGAAGGTTCGCGGCGACTCGATGATCGAGGAGCAGATCAAGGACGGGGACTACGTGGTCATCAACGATCGCAATGCCGCCGACAACGGCGAGATGGTGATTGCGATGCTCGACGGATCCGGCGCCACCGTCAAGCGCTACTATCGCGAGCGCGACGGCCGGATTCGCCTACAGCCGGCCAACGAAACGATGTCGCCGCTCTTCGTGCACGAAGACGATGTCCGCATTCAAGGCATTGTCGTCGGTGTGCTGCGTCGCTACTGA
- a CDS encoding phosphoribosylanthranilate isomerase — MTTATASGRDRALPVEVKICGLTRERDAAHAVHVGASYVGAIMAGGPRLLTVDRARAVLGPRRHDVQRVVVFGDQHLDDVIVTVQTLDLDIAQLHGHCSVASIDTIRRKTGRMVWPVLRVAGTTLPVDAVALGAAAGAVVLDAHVVGQLGGTGVTLDWSGLRDAVEALRESVPGIRIILAGGLRPGNVIEAIRLLSPDVVDVSSGVESETGVKDSVLVEQFVAAARSAAGMQR; from the coding sequence GTGACCACCGCAACCGCATCGGGCCGTGATCGCGCCCTGCCGGTCGAGGTCAAGATCTGTGGGCTGACACGGGAGCGTGACGCGGCGCACGCCGTGCACGTCGGCGCATCCTACGTGGGCGCGATCATGGCCGGCGGTCCGCGACTGCTCACCGTGGATCGCGCACGTGCGGTCCTCGGCCCTCGTCGTCACGACGTGCAGCGGGTTGTTGTGTTCGGCGACCAGCATCTCGATGATGTGATCGTCACAGTGCAGACGCTCGATCTCGACATCGCCCAATTACACGGCCATTGCTCGGTGGCATCAATCGACACGATTCGTCGGAAAACGGGTCGTATGGTCTGGCCCGTGCTTCGTGTCGCGGGAACGACGCTGCCCGTCGATGCCGTCGCACTTGGTGCGGCAGCGGGCGCAGTGGTGCTCGATGCGCACGTGGTCGGACAGCTGGGAGGAACCGGGGTCACCTTGGACTGGTCCGGACTTCGGGACGCGGTCGAGGCACTTCGGGAGTCCGTACCGGGGATTCGTATCATCCTCGCGGGCGGACTGCGTCCGGGAAATGTGATCGAAGCCATTCGATTGCTTTCTCCGGACGTCGTAGACGTATCTTCAGGGGTGGAGTCCGAGACGGGTGTCAAGGATTCGGTGTTAGTCGAACAGTTCGTCGCGGCCGCACGCTCGGCCGCAGGGATGCAGCGATGA
- a CDS encoding HEAT repeat domain-containing protein, with amino-acid sequence MTTTGHEVAVSPQAVAAIEDALRAFAKALRAIQLYLPNNPTRATAIEQARGAFGKVWRVANPLEIQIKDASFVWEERTVYLDAERGTDGLPWLLYRDGLRSLHLHSGFETTDLEALLAILHKARTALPDDDDLVTLLWVADLATIEYRHVEHDAIGDMPVMSGTDRPGVAVFASGVAPLAVPAAESAAPGEGPPPGMVRVEDFDTTLYFLDTREATYLQEELKREYGEDHRKLVLASLFDVIEGQSVADSQLEALRTVDQLLIEFLTLGEYELVAFALREASVASRRLAADERVMTALRDLPARLSEPAVMSQLLQALDESARTPVASLLEGLFVELRPSALEPLVAWLGVATASPARASIERASARLAGAHTTELAQLLEHENEFVVRGALRLAAQLATPAAVPGLARLLRGRDPKLRVEALSVLGEIASPAALQAVERGIEDSDRDVRVAAFRVIATRSHTAALPRLLDAVRRKELRAADLSEKMALFEAFGSMCGDAGVPELDTLLNARGLLGAREPAELRACAARALGLVSTPKAAAALQRAADTKDVVVRSAVARAMRGSA; translated from the coding sequence ATGACGACGACGGGGCACGAAGTGGCCGTCTCGCCGCAGGCGGTGGCGGCGATCGAGGATGCGCTCCGCGCATTCGCGAAGGCGCTTCGTGCCATTCAGTTGTATCTGCCGAATAACCCAACGCGAGCGACCGCCATCGAACAGGCCCGGGGGGCGTTCGGCAAAGTGTGGCGGGTTGCGAACCCGCTCGAGATCCAGATCAAAGACGCGTCATTCGTGTGGGAGGAGCGCACCGTGTACCTCGATGCGGAGCGCGGCACGGACGGGTTGCCGTGGCTGTTGTATCGCGATGGTTTGCGGTCGCTGCACCTCCACAGCGGATTCGAAACAACCGACCTCGAGGCACTGCTCGCCATTCTGCACAAGGCGCGCACCGCGTTACCGGATGACGATGATCTCGTGACGCTCCTCTGGGTCGCCGACTTGGCCACGATCGAGTATCGACACGTCGAGCACGATGCGATCGGTGATATGCCGGTCATGAGCGGCACGGATCGCCCAGGAGTCGCGGTATTCGCGAGCGGTGTGGCGCCGCTGGCGGTGCCGGCGGCGGAATCGGCGGCGCCCGGCGAGGGGCCGCCCCCAGGCATGGTCCGAGTGGAGGACTTCGACACCACGCTGTATTTCCTCGACACGCGTGAGGCGACGTATCTGCAGGAGGAACTCAAGCGCGAGTACGGCGAAGACCATCGAAAGCTCGTGCTCGCAAGCCTGTTCGATGTGATCGAAGGACAGTCTGTCGCGGATTCGCAGTTGGAGGCGTTGCGCACGGTCGATCAGCTGTTGATCGAATTTCTCACGCTCGGGGAGTACGAGCTCGTCGCGTTTGCGTTGCGCGAAGCGTCCGTGGCGTCGCGACGGCTCGCTGCGGACGAACGCGTGATGACGGCGCTCCGCGACCTGCCGGCGCGCCTGAGTGAACCCGCCGTGATGTCGCAACTCCTGCAGGCGCTCGATGAAAGCGCGCGCACGCCGGTGGCCTCGCTGTTGGAGGGGCTGTTCGTGGAACTCCGTCCATCTGCGCTTGAGCCGCTTGTTGCGTGGCTCGGAGTCGCGACTGCCTCGCCGGCGCGCGCATCGATCGAACGCGCCTCGGCACGATTGGCCGGGGCCCACACGACGGAGCTCGCACAGCTGCTCGAACACGAGAACGAGTTCGTGGTGCGTGGGGCGCTGCGACTGGCGGCCCAGTTGGCGACGCCGGCTGCGGTGCCTGGCTTGGCTCGATTGCTGCGCGGACGCGACCCGAAGCTGCGCGTCGAGGCGCTGAGCGTACTCGGCGAGATCGCCTCGCCAGCCGCACTGCAGGCCGTCGAGCGTGGCATCGAGGATAGCGATCGCGATGTGCGAGTCGCCGCGTTCCGCGTGATTGCGACGCGGTCGCATACGGCTGCGCTTCCCCGACTGCTCGACGCCGTGCGGCGCAAAGAGCTTCGCGCGGCGGATCTGAGCGAGAAGATGGCGTTGTTCGAGGCGTTCGGCAGCATGTGCGGCGACGCGGGTGTGCCCGAGCTCGACACGTTGCTGAACGCCCGCGGTCTCCTGGGCGCACGCGAGCCGGCCGAGCTTCGTGCCTGCGCGGCCCGCGCGCTCGGCCTGGTGTCGACGCCGAAAGCCGCTGCCGCGCTGCAGCGCGCAGCCGACACGAAGGATGTCGTCGTGCGCAGCGCCGTGGCGCGCGCCATGCGAGGCAGCGCGTGA
- a CDS encoding indole-3-glycerol phosphate synthase TrpC — MWTFPSGTLGDLTRASHERAHSVLSTLPELRSVARDLPSAPDAAELFAKALRGPTIRVIAEVKRASPSKGAINLGIDAAAQAARYVEGGAAAISVLTEPSRFGGALGDLADVAARVAVPAIRKDFLVHPVQLWEARVRGAAAALLIVRALSPSELPLLMDAARECGLATLVEIRDEAELERALEVGATVIGVNNRNLETLIIDPTTAPTLIPRIPAHCVAVAESGMQTPDDVAPSALAGADAILVGSAISASADPASAVRALAAIPRSASTRR; from the coding sequence GTGTGGACCTTCCCGTCAGGGACCCTCGGCGACCTCACCCGTGCCTCCCACGAACGGGCCCATTCCGTCCTCTCTACCTTACCGGAGCTCCGGAGCGTGGCGCGCGACCTTCCGTCGGCGCCCGACGCCGCCGAGCTGTTTGCCAAGGCCCTCCGCGGTCCCACGATCCGGGTGATCGCCGAGGTGAAGCGTGCCTCGCCGTCGAAGGGGGCGATCAACCTCGGGATTGATGCCGCAGCGCAGGCCGCGCGCTACGTCGAGGGCGGGGCGGCTGCCATCTCCGTGCTCACCGAGCCCAGTCGATTCGGTGGCGCGCTCGGCGACCTCGCCGACGTCGCGGCGCGCGTGGCCGTACCGGCCATCCGCAAGGATTTTCTCGTGCATCCCGTGCAGCTCTGGGAAGCCCGGGTGCGGGGCGCCGCGGCGGCGCTGTTGATCGTGCGTGCCCTGTCGCCATCCGAACTGCCGCTGCTGATGGACGCCGCCCGTGAGTGCGGCTTGGCGACCCTCGTCGAGATCCGCGACGAAGCGGAGTTGGAGCGCGCGCTCGAGGTCGGGGCCACCGTGATTGGCGTGAACAATCGGAACCTCGAAACGCTCATCATCGATCCGACCACCGCGCCCACGCTGATCCCGCGAATTCCGGCGCACTGCGTCGCCGTGGCCGAAAGCGGAATGCAGACGCCCGATGATGTCGCGCCGTCTGCGCTCGCCGGTGCCGATGCGATTCTCGTCGGCAGCGCCATCTCGGCCTCGGCTGATCCGGCATCGGCGGTACGCGCCCTCGCGGCAATTCCACGATCAGCCTCGACGCGGCGGTGA
- the trpD gene encoding anthranilate phosphoribosyltransferase, whose translation MSADALTQAIRRLAAHESLDAESVRRAFGVIMRGEGTPVQVAALLMALRVKGETPTEVAGVVEALREAMVVLSADRPHELVDTCGTGGGALTTFNISTAAALVAAGMGVRVAKHGNRSFTSRSGSADVLEALGVVIDTTPPAMAATLADAGIVFMFAPLMHPALRHVGPVRRELAVPTVMNIVGPLANPARAGRQVVGVAERARLELLADALSELGTVRAMVVHGEPGLDEISPLGPTHVMEVHDGRTTPWTIDPSAYGISGIALDDLAGGDPAHNATLIEDVLSGGGSVGAQSAVLLNAAAALYVSREAGSYADAVDTTRRAMADGVGLAALQRLRVASNATRG comes from the coding sequence ATGTCCGCTGACGCGTTAACGCAGGCCATTCGACGCTTGGCCGCGCACGAGTCGCTCGATGCGGAGAGCGTGCGTCGCGCGTTCGGTGTCATCATGCGCGGCGAAGGCACGCCGGTGCAGGTCGCGGCACTCCTGATGGCGCTGCGCGTGAAGGGCGAAACGCCCACGGAAGTGGCCGGGGTCGTCGAGGCGCTCCGTGAAGCGATGGTCGTTCTGTCGGCTGATCGCCCTCACGAGTTGGTCGATACGTGCGGAACAGGCGGGGGAGCACTCACCACCTTCAACATCTCGACGGCCGCGGCACTCGTCGCCGCCGGCATGGGTGTGCGCGTCGCCAAGCACGGGAACCGGTCGTTCACGTCGCGATCAGGGAGCGCCGACGTGCTCGAGGCGCTCGGCGTCGTCATCGACACGACGCCACCGGCAATGGCCGCCACGCTGGCCGACGCGGGCATCGTTTTCATGTTTGCCCCGCTGATGCACCCGGCGTTGCGGCACGTTGGCCCCGTCCGGCGCGAGCTCGCCGTCCCGACGGTGATGAACATCGTGGGCCCGCTGGCCAATCCCGCGCGCGCCGGTCGGCAGGTCGTGGGAGTCGCGGAACGTGCACGTCTCGAACTGTTGGCCGACGCGCTGTCTGAACTGGGAACGGTCCGGGCCATGGTCGTGCACGGCGAGCCAGGCCTCGACGAGATCTCGCCGCTCGGCCCGACGCACGTCATGGAGGTGCACGACGGTCGCACGACGCCCTGGACGATTGATCCCTCAGCCTATGGCATTTCGGGGATTGCGCTGGACGACCTGGCCGGAGGTGATCCGGCGCACAACGCGACGCTGATCGAAGACGTCCTCAGCGGCGGCGGCTCGGTGGGCGCGCAGTCGGCGGTGTTGCTGAATGCGGCCGCGGCGCTGTACGTGAGTCGTGAGGCTGGCAGCTACGCGGACGCTGTCGACACGACGCGGCGGGCGATGGCCGACGGAGTCGGTCTCGCCGCGCTGCAGCGCCTACGCGTGGCGTCCAACGCGACCCGAGGGTAA
- the trpB gene encoding tryptophan synthase subunit beta, producing MTMVDTTTGAVAPTDRFGPFGGRYVPETLIPALDALEAAFEETRRDAAFQAELDALLREYVGRPTALSFAPRLSARIGAPVWMKREDLCHTGAHKINNTVGQAMLARRMGKRRIIAETGAGQHGVATATICARFGLECVVYMGEEDMQRQALNVFRMRLLGATVVPVLSGTRTLKDATTEAIRDWVGSVNDSHYIIGSVVGPAPYPRMVREFQSVIGREARAQMLARAGVLPKTVVACVGGGSNAMGIFAGFVGDAGVELVGVEAAGEGLHTERHSASITRGTPGVLHGSLSYLLQDANGQVHPAHSISAGLDYPGVGPEHAWLHDSGRAEYVSIDDTEALRGVALLSRLEGIIPALETAHAVAWIEREAGRWSEQEPVLLCVSGRGDKDIGTINQYTLPEV from the coding sequence ATGACCATGGTGGATACAACGACCGGCGCGGTTGCGCCGACAGATCGTTTTGGCCCGTTCGGCGGACGATACGTTCCGGAAACGCTCATCCCGGCGCTCGATGCGCTCGAGGCGGCGTTCGAAGAGACGCGGCGCGACGCAGCATTTCAGGCGGAGCTCGATGCGCTGCTGCGTGAGTATGTCGGACGGCCGACAGCGCTCTCGTTCGCGCCGCGCCTGAGTGCGCGGATTGGCGCACCGGTCTGGATGAAGCGCGAAGATCTGTGTCATACCGGCGCGCACAAGATCAACAACACCGTCGGGCAGGCGATGCTGGCGCGACGGATGGGGAAGCGCCGCATTATCGCCGAGACGGGCGCCGGACAGCACGGTGTGGCCACCGCGACGATCTGCGCGCGCTTTGGCCTGGAATGCGTGGTGTACATGGGCGAGGAGGACATGCAGCGTCAGGCGCTGAATGTGTTCCGTATGCGTCTCCTCGGTGCCACGGTGGTGCCGGTCCTGTCCGGGACGCGCACGCTCAAGGATGCCACGACCGAAGCGATTCGTGATTGGGTCGGCTCGGTGAACGACAGCCATTACATCATCGGATCGGTGGTCGGCCCGGCACCGTACCCGCGCATGGTGCGCGAGTTTCAGTCGGTCATCGGACGCGAAGCTCGCGCCCAGATGCTCGCGCGCGCCGGGGTGTTGCCGAAGACGGTCGTGGCGTGTGTCGGCGGCGGCTCCAATGCGATGGGTATCTTCGCCGGCTTCGTCGGCGACGCGGGTGTGGAACTCGTCGGCGTCGAAGCGGCAGGCGAGGGGCTGCACACCGAGCGTCACAGTGCGTCGATCACGCGCGGGACACCTGGTGTGTTGCATGGGTCGCTCAGCTATCTCCTGCAGGATGCGAACGGACAAGTGCATCCGGCGCACAGCATCTCGGCTGGCCTCGACTACCCCGGCGTCGGCCCCGAGCACGCGTGGTTACATGACAGCGGTCGCGCCGAGTACGTGTCGATCGACGATACGGAAGCGCTGCGCGGCGTCGCCTTGCTGAGCCGACTCGAGGGCATCATCCCCGCACTCGAAACGGCGCACGCCGTGGCATGGATCGAACGGGAAGCGGGGCGCTGGTCCGAGCAGGAGCCGGTCTTGTTGTGCGTAAGCGGCCGCGGTGACAAGGACATCGGTACGATCAATCAGTACACGCTGCCCGAGGTATGA